Proteins from a genomic interval of Arvicola amphibius chromosome 14, mArvAmp1.2, whole genome shotgun sequence:
- the Cisd2 gene encoding CDGSH iron-sulfur domain-containing protein 2 yields the protein MVLDSVARIVKVQLPAYLKQLPVPDSITGFARLTVSEWLRLLPFLGVLALLGYLAVRPFFPKKKQQKDSLINLKIQKENPKVVNEINIEDLSLTKAAYCRCWRSKTFPACDGSHNKHNELTGDNVGPLILKKKEV from the exons ATGGTGCTGGACAGCGTGGCCCGCATCGTGAAAGTGCAGTTGCCCGCCTACCTCAAGCAGCTGCCGGTCCCCGACAGCATTACCGGCTTCGCCCGCCTCACAG TTTCAGAATGGCTCCGCCTGCTGCCCTTCCTTGGAGTACTTGCACTTCTCGGCTACCTTGCCGTGCGTCCATTCTTCCCAAAGAAGAAACAACAGAAGGATAGCTTGATtaatcttaaaatacaaaaagaaaatcctaAAGTAGTGAACGAAATAAACATTGAAGATCTCAGTCTTACTAAAGCAGCGTACTGTAGGTGTTGGCGTTCCAAGACG ttTCCTGCCTGCGATGGGTCCCATAATAAGCATAATGAATTGACGGGCGACAACGTGGGTCCGCTcatactgaagaagaaagaagtttaA